The following proteins are encoded in a genomic region of Natrinema sp. DC36:
- a CDS encoding sensor histidine kinase, with amino-acid sequence MGERRYRGGDAYRHWRSRDRRRRRPGAPPVRKPVPECRRTRFYEPCFAHSAGCRGTRRQRRQRSGRHDPDGFFVEDDGPGIPIDERESVLEYGHTTSPSGSGFGLAIVSQIADGHGWAIRITESADGGARFEFDLDGASWSATTDRDVVDEELEGR; translated from the coding sequence ATGGGTGAACGTCGATACCGCGGCGGCGACGCTTACCGTCACTGGCGATCGCGTGATCGTCGCCGACGGCGACCGGGTGCTCCACCTGTTCGAAAACCTGTTCCGGAATGCCGTAGAACACGGTTCTACGAACCCTGCTTCGCCCACTCAGCAGGATGCCGTGGAACACGGCGGCAGCGGCGTCAACGTTCGGGTCGGCACGACCCCGACGGATTTTTCGTCGAAGACGACGGGCCGGGGATCCCCATCGACGAGCGAGAGTCCGTCCTCGAGTACGGCCACACCACGTCCCCGTCGGGATCCGGCTTCGGTCTCGCGATCGTTTCGCAGATCGCCGACGGCCACGGCTGGGCGATTCGGATTACCGAGAGCGCCGACGGCGGTGCTCGGTTCGAGTTCGATCTCGACGGCGCGTCTTGGTCGGCCACGACGGACCGAGACGTGGTCGACGAGGAACTCGAGGGCCGGTGA
- a CDS encoding helix-turn-helix domain-containing protein, with protein MTGFRATVVVHDPADCPVADVSGGTDEPVDSVSRSSQPTAEGTIVEEFGVSPEASVDGDSDVEVTPIQSNDREAIYRFERDESADCACEIVETTGTPVSSVRAQDGALLLSFRTFELTEVAEIVDELRAYFDGVVVEELSQDHEEGSADPVVVNRDELTARQREILDTAHEMGYFDYPKGANATDVAEELGVARSTFTEHLAAAQTKLMDAILEADRDRQ; from the coding sequence ATGACGGGTTTTCGAGCGACGGTCGTCGTCCACGATCCGGCGGACTGTCCGGTCGCCGACGTCTCTGGGGGTACCGACGAGCCGGTCGATTCCGTCTCCCGGTCGTCGCAGCCGACGGCCGAGGGAACGATCGTCGAAGAGTTCGGCGTCTCGCCGGAGGCCTCGGTCGACGGGGATTCCGACGTCGAGGTGACGCCGATCCAGTCCAACGATCGAGAGGCGATCTACCGGTTCGAACGCGACGAGTCCGCCGACTGCGCCTGCGAAATCGTCGAGACGACGGGAACGCCGGTCTCGTCGGTCCGCGCCCAGGACGGCGCACTGCTGCTCTCGTTTCGCACGTTCGAACTCACCGAGGTCGCCGAGATCGTCGACGAGTTGCGGGCGTATTTCGACGGCGTCGTCGTCGAGGAACTCTCACAGGACCACGAGGAGGGTTCCGCCGATCCGGTCGTCGTCAACCGAGACGAACTCACGGCTCGCCAGCGGGAGATTCTGGATACGGCCCACGAGATGGGCTACTTCGACTATCCGAAGGGCGCCAACGCGACCGACGTGGCCGAGGAACTCGGCGTCGCCCGATCGACCTTCACCGAGCACCTTGCGGCCGCTCAGACGAAGTTGATGGACGCGATCCTCGAGGCGGACCGCGACCGGCAGTGA
- a CDS encoding VOC family protein codes for MDVIHTALWVSDIERTREFYIDGLGLEENWSFTGGDGVENVYIGGENGEFQFKYDLAGGPEIDSGTMAHVAVGVDSTDETFERVLERADPPVQTEPTTMDEIGVRVAFIEDPDGYVVELVEELD; via the coding sequence ATGGACGTCATTCACACCGCGCTGTGGGTATCGGACATCGAGCGGACGCGCGAGTTCTACATCGACGGGCTCGGACTCGAGGAGAACTGGTCGTTCACCGGCGGTGACGGCGTCGAAAACGTCTACATCGGCGGCGAGAACGGGGAGTTCCAGTTCAAGTACGATCTCGCGGGCGGGCCGGAGATCGACTCGGGGACGATGGCCCACGTCGCGGTCGGCGTCGATAGCACCGACGAGACGTTCGAGCGAGTGCTCGAGCGGGCGGATCCGCCGGTCCAGACGGAGCCGACGACGATGGACGAGATCGGCGTCCGCGTCGCGTTTATCGAGGATCCCGACGGCTACGTCGTCGAACTCGTCGAAGAACTCGACTAG
- a CDS encoding DUF1028 domain-containing protein: MTFSICVSEAYETDDGERHRRFGVAVTTRLPGVGTLCPFVSERAAVATQSLVNVELGERGIDYADDGLAVDDALEALLNADDGAPQRQVHGVDSETTFAFSGEECVEWYGHREGDHYTVAGNMLTGEDVLEAAADAYEATAVHDTVDPSTGPTAVTEDVDADPLAKRLIDVLAAGDREGGDKREELPIQSAAVVVETTEDHDLEPPYNDLRIDATETPIADLRETYELAERGYRDTLAQYEGAFEADSLEEAAE, translated from the coding sequence ATGACGTTCAGCATCTGCGTCTCCGAAGCCTACGAAACCGACGACGGGGAACGCCACCGCCGGTTCGGCGTCGCGGTCACGACGCGACTCCCGGGCGTGGGAACGCTCTGTCCGTTCGTGAGCGAACGCGCCGCCGTCGCGACCCAGAGCCTGGTCAACGTCGAGCTCGGCGAACGCGGGATCGACTACGCCGACGACGGCCTCGCCGTCGACGACGCGCTCGAGGCCCTGCTCAACGCCGATGATGGCGCACCCCAACGGCAGGTACACGGCGTCGACAGCGAGACGACGTTCGCCTTTTCGGGCGAGGAGTGCGTCGAGTGGTACGGCCACCGCGAGGGCGACCACTACACCGTCGCTGGGAACATGCTGACCGGAGAAGACGTCCTCGAGGCGGCCGCCGACGCCTACGAGGCGACCGCGGTCCACGACACCGTTGACCCGTCGACCGGCCCGACGGCCGTCACCGAAGACGTCGACGCCGATCCCCTCGCGAAGCGGTTGATCGACGTGCTGGCGGCCGGCGACCGCGAAGGCGGGGACAAGCGCGAGGAACTGCCGATCCAGAGCGCGGCGGTCGTCGTCGAGACGACCGAAGACCACGACCTCGAGCCGCCGTACAACGACCTGCGGATCGACGCGACCGAGACGCCGATCGCCGATCTCCGCGAGACGTACGAACTCGCAGAACGGGGCTACCGGGACACCCTCGCGCAGTACGAGGGGGCGTTCGAAGCGGATTCGCTGGAGGAGGCCGCGGAGTGA
- the sepF gene encoding cell division protein SepF: MGLMSKILGGNQSRTVEDYAELDLEDASMGSAEATMQVHIAEVGTKADAIDIKDAVYDGDIVIADITRLRTEDSTVEHIVDELRQVAQEVDGDIVRKGEDQMIITPTGVHISREKLGQKL; encoded by the coding sequence ATGGGATTGATGAGCAAAATTCTCGGCGGGAACCAGTCCCGAACCGTCGAGGACTACGCCGAATTGGACCTCGAGGACGCCTCCATGGGGTCGGCCGAGGCGACGATGCAGGTACACATCGCGGAGGTCGGCACGAAGGCCGACGCGATCGATATCAAAGACGCCGTCTACGACGGCGATATCGTCATCGCGGATATCACGCGCCTGCGGACCGAGGACAGCACCGTCGAACACATCGTGGACGAACTGCGCCAGGTCGCCCAGGAGGTCGACGGCGACATCGTCCGGAAGGGAGAGGATCAGATGATCATCACGCCGACGGGCGTCCACATCAGCCGCGAAAAACTGGGCCAGAAGCTCTAG
- a CDS encoding metallophosphoesterase, producing MASEYVFISDLHMGGDEQLTALDFEAELLSFLADLEERGGDVELIINGDAFGLWEYAEVTGPAKLERVIDDHPRVFEQLRATGAEIDITLIPGNHDYDLACHDSHVDRLAEFNVTLEQEISITREVGDGRIWIEHGQQRDPNNRMPDWGNPDALPVGYFVVQRIVAAAGRYSGWARGDWLRDIQSVAPMEEIPRWLLSNYFYREMSPFLRAIVVPLLIFFNLTLLYLFGTVLETVGLLPAQFFTDNPVVQALGVAAIVLELIVAVNLVIIAVLALVAVPLWLFRRDLRHTLERFGVVLSGVHVGQGDEPFLNAAREVFESNPDVAVFVYGHTHRASVTEWGDRVVVNTGTWLKKLQHVETRFSRLPGVYYPSFRLNYVRIFAEGDRVVVEYEEIETAQSVDLTRIQRLVARRPPRPVPIPARTVIDPDGRLELPEVESDSEPDLDLDVSSDAGSRSTSVGEGVKRADEGDRVDEERERSR from the coding sequence ATGGCCAGCGAGTACGTCTTCATCAGCGACCTCCACATGGGCGGTGACGAACAGCTAACGGCGCTCGACTTCGAGGCGGAGCTCCTCTCGTTTCTCGCGGACCTCGAGGAGCGCGGCGGCGACGTCGAACTCATCATCAACGGCGACGCGTTCGGCCTGTGGGAGTACGCCGAGGTGACGGGACCGGCGAAACTCGAGCGGGTCATCGACGATCACCCGCGCGTGTTCGAGCAGCTCCGCGCGACCGGTGCAGAGATCGATATCACGCTCATCCCGGGCAACCACGATTACGATCTCGCCTGCCACGACTCCCACGTCGATCGCCTCGCGGAGTTCAACGTCACCCTCGAGCAGGAGATTTCGATCACTCGCGAGGTCGGCGACGGGCGAATCTGGATCGAACACGGCCAGCAACGCGACCCGAACAACCGGATGCCGGACTGGGGGAATCCCGACGCGCTCCCGGTCGGCTACTTCGTCGTCCAGCGAATCGTCGCCGCCGCCGGCCGCTACTCCGGATGGGCGAGAGGTGACTGGCTGCGCGATATTCAGTCGGTCGCCCCGATGGAAGAGATCCCGCGCTGGCTCCTCTCGAACTACTTCTACAGGGAAATGAGTCCGTTCCTGCGAGCGATCGTCGTCCCGCTACTGATATTTTTCAACCTCACGCTGCTCTACCTGTTCGGCACCGTCCTCGAGACGGTCGGCCTTCTTCCGGCGCAGTTTTTCACTGACAATCCCGTCGTCCAGGCGCTCGGCGTCGCCGCGATCGTCCTGGAACTCATCGTCGCCGTCAACCTCGTGATCATCGCCGTGCTGGCGCTGGTCGCGGTCCCCCTGTGGCTGTTCAGACGCGATCTCAGGCACACCCTCGAGCGCTTCGGCGTCGTCCTGTCGGGCGTTCACGTCGGGCAGGGCGACGAGCCCTTCCTGAACGCGGCCAGGGAGGTCTTCGAATCGAACCCCGACGTCGCCGTCTTCGTCTACGGACACACTCACCGCGCGTCGGTCACCGAGTGGGGCGATCGGGTCGTCGTCAACACGGGAACCTGGCTGAAGAAGCTCCAGCACGTCGAGACCCGGTTCTCGCGGTTGCCGGGGGTGTACTACCCCTCGTTCCGATTGAATTACGTCCGCATCTTCGCCGAGGGGGACCGCGTCGTCGTCGAGTACGAGGAGATCGAGACGGCGCAGTCGGTCGATCTCACCCGCATTCAGCGGCTGGTCGCGCGCCGTCCGCCGCGGCCGGTGCCGATCCCGGCGCGAACGGTGATCGATCCCGACGGACGGCTCGAGCTCCCCGAGGTGGAGTCGGATTCCGAACCCGACCTCGATCTCGACGTCAGCTCCGATGCCGGGTCGCGGTCCACATCCGTCGGCGAAGGTGTCAAACGTGCGGACGAGGGCGATCGCGTTGACGAGGAGCGCGAGCGATCCCGGTAG
- a CDS encoding cold shock domain-containing protein, with translation MAEGKVDFFNDTGGYGFIETDDEDDDVFFHMEDVGGPDLEEGTEIEFDIEQAPKGPRATNVTRK, from the coding sequence ATGGCAGAAGGTAAGGTTGATTTCTTCAACGACACAGGCGGCTACGGTTTCATTGAGACGGACGACGAGGACGACGACGTTTTCTTCCACATGGAAGATGTTGGCGGTCCGGATCTCGAAGAAGGCACGGAGATCGAATTCGATATCGAACAGGCCCCCAAGGGCCCGCGCGCGACGAACGTCACGCGCAAGTAA
- a CDS encoding RNA-binding protein encodes MQVKSRHHLRSDAVSDLEETLEDQLGVSSEGDAYERVEFEETDWEVVLIDGEPRVAYFDEEPFLTVRGANAYEPEKRLVTVDAGAVSFVSDGADVMRPGITDATDDISPDDLVVIAEESHGKVLAVGRARVDGADMVGDDGKVVDSLHHVGDELYEFTG; translated from the coding sequence ATGCAGGTCAAGTCTCGACACCACCTCCGCAGCGACGCGGTGTCCGATCTCGAGGAGACGCTCGAGGACCAACTCGGCGTCTCGTCCGAGGGCGACGCATACGAGCGCGTCGAGTTCGAGGAAACCGACTGGGAGGTCGTCCTCATCGACGGCGAGCCGCGGGTCGCGTACTTCGACGAGGAACCGTTCCTGACGGTCAGGGGGGCCAACGCCTACGAGCCCGAAAAGCGACTGGTGACCGTCGACGCGGGTGCCGTCTCGTTCGTCAGCGACGGCGCGGACGTGATGCGACCCGGGATCACGGACGCGACCGACGACATCTCGCCGGACGATCTGGTCGTCATCGCCGAGGAGTCCCACGGGAAGGTGCTCGCGGTCGGCCGCGCCCGCGTCGACGGCGCGGACATGGTCGGCGACGACGGAAAAGTGGTGGACTCGCTTCACCACGTCGGCGACGAACTCTACGAGTTCACCGGGTAG
- a CDS encoding MFS transporter: MDRSYWRTVSLVTLWQVSASICYYTVFAATPLFRDEFGLSRFAVGLVVTTLTLGYAVFLLPLGALTDRFGERLTLTLGLVGLATGSLLVAGAPTYALLLTAVFILGSLYGTAIPGTNKAVFDRIEPGRQNLAMGIKQVGVTGGSGISALLVTGLAGALFPRAGFLVAAGVGAVVAVVFYVGYSSGGGSGVADYPDFGALLSNRPYVVLTTAGLFLGAALFTTTGYTVLYVEESIGASVAFGGVVLALVQLFGSVGRVLTGWLSDVLPGEPRVRIGSLLVAQSLGSAVMFVVVASTTTERGAAIAFGLLGFFVLGYTGVYYSVMATLVSADEMGGATAGGQLALTSGALVAPPAFGYLADTVGYRASWLFLAALVTVAAGLLVQVVRTQPSVTDPAAADVAEK; encoded by the coding sequence ATGGATCGGTCGTACTGGCGAACCGTGTCGCTCGTGACGCTGTGGCAGGTTTCGGCGAGCATCTGCTACTACACGGTCTTCGCCGCGACGCCGTTGTTCCGGGACGAGTTCGGACTGTCCCGGTTCGCGGTCGGACTCGTGGTGACGACGCTCACTCTCGGCTACGCCGTCTTCCTGTTGCCACTGGGTGCGCTGACCGACCGGTTCGGCGAACGGCTGACGCTGACGCTCGGCCTCGTCGGTCTCGCGACGGGCAGTCTCCTGGTCGCGGGCGCACCGACGTACGCCCTGTTGCTCACGGCGGTGTTCATCCTCGGATCGCTGTACGGGACCGCGATCCCCGGGACGAACAAGGCGGTCTTCGACCGGATCGAGCCGGGCCGCCAGAACCTCGCGATGGGGATCAAGCAGGTCGGCGTCACCGGGGGGAGCGGTATCAGCGCGCTCCTGGTCACCGGTCTCGCGGGAGCGCTCTTTCCCCGAGCCGGTTTTCTCGTCGCCGCGGGAGTCGGCGCGGTCGTCGCCGTCGTGTTTTACGTCGGCTACTCGAGCGGCGGCGGTAGCGGCGTGGCCGACTATCCCGACTTCGGCGCGTTGCTCTCGAACCGGCCGTACGTCGTGTTGACGACCGCCGGCCTCTTTCTCGGGGCGGCCCTCTTCACGACCACCGGCTACACGGTCCTCTACGTCGAGGAGTCCATCGGCGCGTCCGTCGCGTTCGGCGGCGTCGTCCTCGCGCTCGTCCAGCTGTTCGGGAGCGTCGGCCGCGTGCTGACCGGCTGGCTGAGCGATGTCTTGCCGGGAGAGCCCCGCGTCAGAATCGGATCCCTGCTCGTCGCCCAGTCGCTGGGCAGCGCCGTTATGTTCGTCGTCGTCGCGTCGACGACCACCGAGCGCGGCGCGGCGATCGCGTTCGGCCTCCTCGGGTTTTTCGTGCTCGGCTACACCGGCGTCTACTACTCCGTCATGGCGACGCTGGTCAGCGCGGACGAGATGGGCGGCGCGACCGCGGGCGGCCAGCTCGCGCTCACCAGCGGTGCGCTCGTCGCACCGCCTGCCTTCGGCTATCTCGCCGATACGGTCGGCTACCGGGCATCGTGGCTCTTTCTGGCCGCTCTCGTCACCGTCGCGGCAGGCCTCCTCGTACAGGTCGTCCGCACTCAGCCATCGGTCACGGATCCCGCCGCAGCCGACGTCGCCGAGAAGTAG